One region of Salvelinus sp. IW2-2015 linkage group LG6.1, ASM291031v2, whole genome shotgun sequence genomic DNA includes:
- the LOC111964914 gene encoding rRNA 2'-O-methyltransferase fibrillarin, which yields MTSGFSPRGGDRGGFRGRGSFGDRGGGRGGFGDRGGRGGFGDRGGRGGFRGRGGGGGFRSPSGEGGFRGRGGGRGTPRGRGGRGGFGAGRKVTVEPHRHEGVFICRGKEDALVTKNMVIGESVYGEKRMNVEEGETKIEYRAWNPFRSKLAAAILGGVDQIHIKPGSKVMYLGAASGTTVSHVSDIVGPEGLVYAVEFSHRSGRDLLNVAKKRTNIIPIIEDARHPHKYRMLVGMVDVIFADVAQPDQTRIVALNAHNFLKNGGHFVISIKANCIDSTAAPEAVFAAEVKKMGSENMKPQEQLTLEPYERDHAIVVGIYRPAPKNKK from the exons ATGACATCAG GATTCAGCCCTCGGGGTGGTGATCGAGGAGGCTTCCGAGGAAGAGGGAGCTTTGGAGACAGAGGTGGTGGACGGGGAGGTTTTGGAGATAGAGGCGGACGGGGAGGTTTTGGAGATAGAGGCGGACGGGGAGGATTCAGGGGCAGAGGTGGTG GAGGTGGATTTAGGTCTCCAAGTGGCGAGGGTGGCTTCAGAGGCCGTGGAGGTGGTCGTGGCACCCCCAGGGGTAGAGGTGGACGCGGGGGCTTCGGCGCGGGCAGGAAAGTCACAGTGGAGCCTCATAGACATGAAG GTGTGTTCATCTGCCGTGGTAAGGAGGATGCCCTGGTGACAAAGAACATGGTAATTGGAGAGTCTGTGTATGGAGAAAAAAGGATGAATGTCGAGGAAGGAGAGACGAAAATTGAGTACAGAGCGTGGAACCCTTTCCGGTCAAAGCTGGCAGCAGCCATCTTGGGAGGGGTTGACCAGATCCACATCAAACCTGGCTCGAAGGTCATGTACCTGGGAGCTGCATCAGGGACGACAGTGTCCCACGTGTCAGACATCGTTGGACCT GAGGGTCTTGTGTATGCTGTGGAGTTCTCTCACAGGTCAGGGCGTGATCTGCTCAATGTTGCCAAAAAGAGAACCAACATAATTCCCATCATTGAGGACGCCCGGCATCCACACAAATACCGCATGCTTGTTG GCATGGTAGATGTCATCTTCGCTGATGTGGCCCAGCCTGATCAGACCAGAATTGTTGCACTCAACGCTCACAACTTCCTCAAGAACGGAGGGCACTTTGTCATCTCAATCAAG GCAAACTGCATTGACTCAACGGCAGCACCGGAGGCTGTGTTTGCTGCGGAGGTGAAGAAGATGGGCTCAGAAAACATGAAGCCCCAGGAGCAGCTGACACTGGAGCCTTATGAGAGAGATCACGCCATCGTAGTAGGAATCTACAG ACCTGCCCCCAAGAATAAGAAGTGA